The proteins below are encoded in one region of Alistipes indistinctus YIT 12060:
- a CDS encoding DUF4906 domain-containing protein produces MKKYLIVLLAVAALLPLSHACLSRTPEAETPDGATYDPASVTLEIDCPGMEPVTRALDPSQEKAVHDLNVYFFSKQFPDDIAEHVFSDGNTSRVKVSLFPTNYDLYVIANAGRDMGEISREKVAAYSATVGTEQELTRNDRLPMSARQEVRITGNTSLPVSLVRCVARLELSLNVTEALKGHLLLHSVQLCGAARSCSFFSDNAPSETNRLDYPKQTLSGDSFNGSYYLWENMQGVNSSIADQKQKNRVNAPAAATCLHIEASYDGRKADYYIYPGANATSDFNIRRNTTYSLQVNILGISEVDTRVSTTELSVTPFPATSYAPGETAFSTLSTRSTHNPDGLFYLTYSIPQGGGTLLIDGAAHTPGVPFLFAQGGGKNAQIAYTQQGEGPARITFSLTDTYGFTIDKEIGTTYKIPYQPIEASLSDPGTATVGVPCVFYLSFSEPNYAGPFNVKYELLEGTGSLTSTVISRWSSGTTVVFDKGEQVRLGFFASEKGAVRLRFTVSEQNGQSKTVEQTIRISGKSVRAYASWDITGYEQHTMLDSTERTTYRDPCYLNVYAELSKSVSASTTVTVELHYTVDHRGFYGDTYTRQVTDKVSVSIPAGQSSGSAVARQYCEYCYIDNESYPHVLVIEGDRIEPASGEDMTRIVSASCSDPNIDITY; encoded by the coding sequence ATGAAAAAATATCTTATCGTTTTGCTCGCTGTGGCCGCGCTGCTACCGTTGAGCCATGCCTGTCTGTCCCGGACTCCGGAAGCCGAAACTCCCGACGGTGCGACCTATGATCCGGCGAGCGTCACACTCGAAATCGACTGTCCCGGCATGGAGCCAGTCACCCGCGCGCTCGACCCGTCGCAGGAAAAGGCGGTGCACGATCTGAATGTGTACTTTTTCAGCAAGCAATTTCCCGACGACATTGCCGAGCACGTTTTCTCGGACGGCAACACCTCGCGCGTTAAGGTCAGCCTGTTCCCGACGAACTACGATCTCTATGTCATCGCCAATGCCGGGCGCGATATGGGGGAAATCTCGCGCGAGAAGGTTGCGGCATACTCCGCAACGGTCGGCACGGAGCAGGAGTTGACCCGGAACGACCGCCTGCCGATGTCCGCCCGTCAGGAGGTACGCATCACGGGAAATACCTCGCTCCCGGTCAGCCTCGTCCGCTGCGTGGCCCGGCTCGAACTGTCGCTCAACGTCACCGAAGCCCTCAAGGGGCATCTGCTCCTGCATTCCGTACAGTTGTGCGGCGCCGCGCGTTCCTGCTCGTTTTTCAGCGACAACGCGCCGTCCGAAACAAACCGGCTCGACTACCCGAAACAAACCCTGTCCGGCGATTCGTTCAACGGCTCTTATTACCTGTGGGAAAACATGCAGGGCGTGAACAGTTCAATCGCCGACCAAAAACAGAAAAACCGCGTGAATGCTCCGGCGGCGGCGACCTGTCTGCATATTGAGGCGAGTTACGACGGACGCAAGGCCGATTACTACATTTACCCCGGAGCGAATGCGACGAGCGATTTCAATATCCGGCGCAATACGACATACTCGCTTCAGGTGAATATCCTCGGCATCAGCGAGGTCGATACGCGCGTATCGACCACCGAACTGAGCGTGACTCCTTTCCCGGCAACGTCCTATGCGCCCGGCGAAACGGCCTTTTCCACGCTCTCGACCCGCTCGACGCACAACCCCGACGGATTGTTTTACCTCACATACTCGATTCCGCAGGGCGGGGGCACGCTGCTGATCGACGGCGCGGCGCATACGCCGGGCGTGCCGTTTCTGTTCGCACAAGGCGGCGGGAAAAACGCACAAATAGCCTACACGCAGCAGGGCGAGGGTCCGGCCCGGATCACATTTTCCCTGACCGATACTTACGGATTCACGATAGATAAAGAAATAGGCACAACGTACAAGATACCGTATCAGCCCATCGAGGCATCCCTGTCCGATCCGGGGACGGCGACCGTCGGCGTGCCCTGCGTATTCTATCTTTCGTTTTCAGAACCGAATTATGCGGGACCGTTCAATGTGAAGTACGAATTACTGGAGGGAACGGGCAGCCTCACGTCAACCGTAATCAGCCGTTGGTCGAGCGGTACGACGGTCGTGTTCGATAAGGGCGAACAGGTGAGACTCGGATTTTTCGCATCCGAAAAAGGAGCGGTTCGCCTGCGTTTCACCGTCAGCGAGCAAAACGGGCAAAGCAAGACCGTTGAGCAGACTATCCGCATATCCGGAAAATCCGTCCGCGCGTATGCAAGCTGGGATATTACCGGCTACGAGCAACATACGATGCTCGATTCGACCGAGCGCACGACCTACCGTGACCCGTGCTATTTGAACGTCTACGCCGAACTGTCCAAATCGGTGAGCGCCTCGACCACCGTCACCGTAGAATTGCATTACACGGTAGATCATCGGGGATTTTACGGCGACACCTACACGCGACAGGTAACAGACAAGGTATCCGTGTCGATTCCCGCCGGACAAAGTTCGGGGAGCGCCGTCGCCCGGCAATACTGCGAATACTGCTACATCGACAACGAGAGCTATCCCCATGTGCTCGTGATCGAGGGGGACCGCATCGAGCCTGCGTCGGGCGAGGATATGACCAGAATCGTATCGGCTTCCTGTTCCGATCCCAATATCGACATCACTTATTAA
- a CDS encoding DUF4906 domain-containing protein has protein sequence MKTCKCQLVMLLFTLLSVGCLSKHDVPAPDSPDAGARVIFRLHASPVATQSAVMSGKLTKPSQESQVGDASLYFFSETIPGDLRHVYADSESNIQVTLPKGRYELFTLANIGEDPGDMTRDQVEKYICTLGSGDDPIDGGLIPMSARQTVTIGGDAEIPILLRRTVARVDLTVTVDPSCPENLTVHTVSLRNVAGSIAMFGDNRPPADEMISPYSTVGVTDNRIQRTYYIPENLCGENPAITDQQYRNVANAPAGATYIHIYATFCGMNISYFVFLGDNTTTDFNLRRNRHYTVNVNILGVNNDDMRVSMTTLMLTQGPDAAYDLSKPATITLMPVCTNDPEAPLWFSYALNKGTGFITLDGMPISANEKRRVYSDTELACRYIQDDAGEVEILFTLTDAYGNCVTNDASTTYRDANPVSVLTMTSKVGMVATVAFTINESGYSGRFTVSYRSVSGSGEVTIDGSKIVSGGSKTTAANTAPLGVKCPVNITPSGDFSGDFTVSDMKGNSRSFRIYVSKTLSTIDVTEI, from the coding sequence ATGAAAACCTGCAAATGTCAGCTTGTAATGCTGCTGTTTACGCTTCTATCGGTCGGCTGCCTGTCCAAACACGACGTGCCCGCGCCGGACAGTCCGGATGCCGGGGCCCGCGTCATATTCCGACTGCACGCATCGCCTGTCGCCACACAAAGCGCCGTGATGTCAGGGAAGCTCACCAAGCCGTCCCAAGAGTCGCAAGTGGGCGACGCGAGCCTCTACTTTTTTTCCGAAACGATCCCCGGCGACTTGCGGCACGTCTATGCTGATTCCGAGAGCAACATTCAAGTCACTCTTCCCAAAGGCCGGTACGAATTGTTCACCCTTGCCAACATCGGCGAGGATCCCGGCGACATGACCCGCGACCAAGTGGAGAAATATATCTGCACGCTCGGCTCCGGGGACGATCCGATCGACGGCGGGCTCATCCCCATGTCCGCACGGCAGACCGTCACGATCGGGGGCGATGCCGAAATTCCGATCCTGCTCAGGCGAACCGTCGCACGGGTCGATCTGACCGTAACGGTCGATCCGTCCTGTCCGGAGAATCTTACGGTTCATACGGTTTCCTTACGCAATGTGGCGGGAAGCATCGCCATGTTCGGCGACAACCGCCCGCCCGCCGACGAAATGATCTCGCCGTATTCGACTGTCGGCGTGACGGACAACCGGATTCAACGCACATACTATATTCCCGAAAATCTGTGCGGGGAGAATCCTGCGATCACCGATCAGCAGTACAGGAATGTGGCCAACGCTCCCGCCGGAGCTACTTACATCCATATCTACGCCACATTCTGCGGGATGAACATCAGCTACTTCGTGTTTTTGGGCGACAACACGACCACCGACTTCAATCTCCGTCGTAACAGACATTATACGGTCAACGTGAATATCCTCGGCGTGAACAACGACGATATGCGCGTCTCGATGACCACGCTGATGCTCACTCAGGGGCCGGATGCTGCTTACGACCTCTCGAAACCCGCGACAATCACCCTGATGCCGGTCTGCACGAACGATCCCGAAGCTCCGCTCTGGTTCTCCTACGCGCTCAACAAAGGAACGGGCTTTATCACTCTCGACGGTATGCCCATATCTGCCAATGAAAAACGGCGCGTTTATTCCGACACGGAACTCGCCTGCCGGTATATTCAGGACGATGCGGGCGAGGTGGAGATTCTGTTTACGCTGACGGACGCTTACGGGAACTGCGTTACGAATGACGCCAGTACGACCTACCGGGATGCCAATCCTGTTTCCGTGCTCACCATGACAAGCAAAGTGGGCATGGTAGCCACCGTTGCCTTTACGATAAACGAGTCCGGCTATTCAGGTCGCTTCACGGTTTCCTACCGGTCCGTATCCGGTTCGGGCGAGGTGACGATCGACGGCTCGAAAATCGTCTCCGGCGGCAGCAAGACAACGGCCGCCAATACTGCCCCGTTAGGAGTCAAATGTCCGGTCAACATTACCCCGTCCGGCGATTTCTCGGGAGATTTCACGGTTTCCGACATGAAAGGCAACTCCCGTAGCTTCCGCATTTACGTTTCAAAAACCCTGAGCACAATCGACGTGACAGAGATTTAA
- a CDS encoding FimB/Mfa2 family fimbrial subunit: MRKLFFVPILALSLICSCGKIDSSIPDVPDTPATEPLISLSFEAETTKSFFDPTATAETWEKSLSSIDVLVFSADGNLIVQRKFNASELSAKTATFAVPNTAAGTSCEFYAAANRPITGVSTKAELLALVESDPGEYNSTFAQVSTSAKRSGGFVMTGSATKTIAAAGTRTDVALTLKRTVAKIAVQTALSAEFANRYLGKVRINSAVLSRAASRGNVISQGSANTGAMSYTFTQQITDASGKFNNLFYTFENGNLAAGTRLLLTLSATYDRDGNFATTADQVPVTYAIELTGGGAGQFVRNGYYRVQVTIDGLTGAEASATITVADWESPVTQTINIGA; encoded by the coding sequence ATGAGAAAATTATTTTTTGTTCCGATCCTCGCCTTGTCGCTTATCTGTTCATGCGGCAAGATCGACTCTTCGATTCCCGATGTGCCGGACACTCCTGCGACCGAACCGCTCATAAGCCTGAGCTTCGAGGCCGAAACGACGAAATCGTTTTTCGATCCGACGGCAACGGCAGAGACCTGGGAAAAATCCCTCTCGTCCATCGACGTGCTTGTATTCTCCGCCGACGGCAACCTGATCGTACAGCGGAAATTCAACGCCTCGGAGCTTTCGGCCAAAACCGCGACATTTGCCGTGCCGAATACTGCTGCCGGAACCTCATGCGAGTTTTATGCAGCCGCTAATCGTCCCATAACCGGCGTATCGACCAAAGCCGAACTGCTCGCTCTTGTTGAGTCTGATCCGGGAGAATACAACTCGACTTTCGCACAGGTATCTACCTCGGCCAAACGTTCGGGTGGTTTCGTAATGACGGGATCGGCAACTAAAACCATTGCAGCGGCAGGAACCCGCACCGATGTGGCGCTGACGTTGAAGCGCACGGTAGCCAAGATCGCCGTACAAACGGCCCTGAGCGCGGAATTTGCCAACCGGTATCTGGGCAAGGTGCGTATCAATTCGGCCGTACTGTCACGGGCGGCGTCTCGCGGCAATGTAATCTCACAAGGCTCTGCCAACACCGGAGCAATGAGCTATACATTTACCCAACAGATCACCGACGCATCCGGCAAATTCAATAATCTGTTCTATACGTTCGAGAACGGCAATCTCGCTGCCGGGACACGCCTGCTGCTGACGCTCAGCGCCACGTATGACCGGGACGGAAACTTTGCCACAACCGCCGATCAGGTTCCCGTCACATACGCGATAGAGCTGACCGGCGGCGGCGCAGGGCAATTCGTCCGCAACGGCTATTACCGTGTTCAGGTCACAATCGACGGCCTCACCGGAGCCGAGGCGTCGGCCACAATCACCGTCGCCGACTGGGAAAGTCCCGTAACCCAAACAATCAACATCGGCGCGTAA
- a CDS encoding DUF4099 domain-containing protein has product MGKILQSFIAAFKAAAKAQGRQDEQDRYSFYEVPKSEVANIATAIQRKFEGDENPDINDYLKSFRIKPAELEKRKIERHNIPWDGLRKVGIELKQNEMENVMQGLQLPQLYLVDVKTPDGIAINTPMGFEVKTDKDGEVKVNLIAPKSVPEFEEPQYKQIFTKEDKTLFFRGMQPERLFPIPDKETGEIQWCAVSYCKELGRLVTAPASGIKAPGYWDNVKLDYTQKDIYEHAGRISLKGCTDLDGKKYDCVLQYDAVSQAPKKIVDKYEKIYIYPHLEKQLDGKQLEALKNYEAIPAAGLMKSDGTPMTCSYIWIDPNINKPSYGTLEKMKREHYIYEKSQEKTQQKEQEPQPEGEKTIRRSRGRSF; this is encoded by the coding sequence TTGGGAAAAATCCTGCAGTCTTTTATAGCGGCTTTTAAAGCTGCGGCCAAAGCACAGGGCAGACAGGACGAACAGGACCGCTACTCTTTCTATGAAGTTCCCAAAAGCGAGGTAGCTAACATTGCGACGGCTATCCAACGGAAATTCGAGGGGGACGAGAATCCCGATATCAACGACTATCTTAAATCATTCCGTATCAAACCAGCAGAACTGGAGAAACGAAAGATCGAACGGCACAATATTCCGTGGGATGGGCTCAGGAAGGTCGGTATCGAATTGAAGCAAAACGAAATGGAGAACGTTATGCAGGGACTCCAGTTGCCCCAGTTGTATTTAGTCGATGTGAAAACTCCGGACGGCATTGCGATCAATACCCCGATGGGCTTTGAAGTGAAAACAGATAAGGATGGGGAAGTGAAAGTAAACCTGATCGCTCCAAAATCCGTTCCCGAATTCGAGGAACCGCAGTATAAACAGATTTTTACCAAAGAGGACAAAACGCTGTTTTTTCGGGGGATGCAGCCTGAGCGCCTGTTCCCGATACCGGACAAGGAAACAGGAGAAATCCAATGGTGTGCCGTTAGCTATTGCAAAGAACTCGGCAGACTCGTTACCGCTCCGGCAAGCGGTATCAAAGCGCCCGGCTACTGGGATAACGTGAAACTCGATTATACGCAGAAAGACATTTACGAACATGCCGGTCGAATTTCATTGAAAGGTTGTACGGATTTAGACGGTAAAAAATATGACTGCGTCCTGCAATACGATGCCGTGAGTCAAGCTCCCAAGAAAATTGTTGACAAATACGAGAAAATTTATATTTACCCGCATCTCGAAAAACAACTCGACGGGAAACAACTCGAAGCGCTGAAAAATTACGAGGCAATACCGGCCGCAGGACTCATGAAATCGGACGGAACACCAATGACATGCTCCTATATCTGGATCGATCCCAATATAAACAAGCCGTCATACGGCACTCTCGAAAAGATGAAGCGGGAGCATTACATTTATGAAAAATCGCAAGAGAAAACACAGCAGAAAGAACAAGAACCGCAACCGGAGGGGGAAAAAACCATCCGTCGCTCACGGGGTAGGAGTTTCTAA
- a CDS encoding HNH endonuclease family protein yields the protein MKIELKKIPVRELSDGYIDNAECGVMGYYGKLDIRPPYQREFIYKDKQRNAVIDTITKGFPLNVMYWAVREDGNFEIIDGQQRTISICQYVHSDFSVNGLAFHNLPNDKKEQILNYELMVYFCSGADSEKLDWFRTINIAGEKLTDQELRNAVYSGSWVSDAKRYFSKNGCVAVKIGGDYLNGTAIRQEYLETAINWISCGKIEDYMSAHQHDPNASALWRYFQDVISWVKTTFTVYRKEMKGVPWGPLYNTYKDEVYDTDAIEKEILKLIDDDEIQNIKGIYPYILTREEKYLNLRVFDDKTKRKVYERQKGICPRCGNNRHYEFHEMEGDHIKPWHEGGKTEEINCQMLCKDHNRRKSGK from the coding sequence ATGAAAATTGAGTTGAAGAAAATTCCTGTTAGAGAATTATCTGACGGTTATATTGACAATGCTGAATGTGGCGTTATGGGATATTATGGTAAACTTGATATTCGGCCACCGTATCAACGTGAATTTATTTATAAGGATAAACAGCGCAATGCCGTAATCGATACCATAACAAAAGGTTTTCCTTTAAATGTCATGTATTGGGCAGTTCGCGAGGATGGGAATTTTGAGATCATTGATGGTCAACAGCGAACAATTTCAATTTGTCAGTATGTGCATAGTGATTTTTCTGTGAACGGGTTGGCTTTCCATAATCTGCCCAATGATAAAAAGGAGCAGATATTAAATTACGAATTGATGGTTTATTTCTGTTCGGGTGCAGATAGTGAAAAACTTGATTGGTTTAGAACTATAAATATCGCAGGAGAAAAACTTACCGATCAAGAATTAAGAAATGCTGTTTATTCTGGTAGTTGGGTGTCTGATGCCAAACGGTATTTCAGTAAAAATGGCTGTGTAGCGGTAAAAATAGGAGGCGATTATCTTAATGGAACAGCAATACGGCAAGAGTATTTAGAGACGGCTATTAATTGGATATCATGTGGAAAAATAGAAGATTATATGTCAGCTCACCAACATGATCCAAATGCAAGTGCTTTATGGCGATATTTTCAAGATGTCATTTCATGGGTAAAAACTACATTTACTGTTTATAGAAAGGAAATGAAAGGTGTACCATGGGGACCGTTATATAACACTTATAAAGATGAAGTGTACGATACTGATGCTATTGAGAAAGAGATTTTAAAACTGATCGATGACGATGAGATTCAAAATATAAAGGGTATATATCCATATATCCTGACTAGGGAAGAGAAATATTTGAATCTCCGCGTATTCGATGATAAGACCAAGCGTAAAGTTTACGAAAGACAAAAGGGTATTTGTCCGCGATGTGGTAATAATCGGCATTATGAATTTCATGAAATGGAGGGAGACCACATAAAACCTTGGCATGAAGGGGGAAAAACGGAAGAAATAAATTGCCAGATGTTATGTAAGGACCACAATAGGAGAAAATCAGGAAAATAA
- a CDS encoding adenine-specific methyltransferase EcoRI family protein, producing MGRKILNQNLNNAKSSKKDEFYTQLSDIEKEVRHYKPYFKDKVVLCNCDDPRISNFFHYFSYNFEQLGLKKLIATCYKNKNAELFTDNQCEEAIYLEYTGDKNGDNIPNPEEIGVISLKGDGDFRSQECIELLKQADIIVTNPPFSLFREYITQLMKYNKSFLILGHQNAIIYKEVFKFIKDNKIWLGINNGGTKWFEVKDHYDITTESRKKIENGKKYFSMGSVVWYTNMETAKRHEDLILYKRYSEKEYPKYDNYDAIDVSKVSDIPVDYEGIMGVPITFLDKYNPDQFEIVGSNRGIDQDPNGIYGRGSYLNGKETFKRLFIRNKKVQKNEN from the coding sequence ATGGGAAGGAAAATTTTAAATCAAAACTTAAACAATGCTAAATCATCTAAAAAAGATGAATTTTACACTCAATTATCAGACATCGAAAAAGAAGTAAGGCATTATAAACCTTATTTTAAAGATAAAGTTGTTTTATGTAATTGTGATGATCCCCGCATAAGCAATTTCTTTCATTATTTTTCCTATAATTTTGAACAATTAGGTCTAAAAAAATTGATTGCAACCTGCTATAAGAATAAAAATGCAGAGCTATTCACTGATAATCAATGTGAGGAAGCAATTTATCTGGAGTATACGGGCGATAAGAATGGAGATAACATTCCTAATCCCGAAGAAATTGGCGTAATTTCATTAAAAGGTGATGGCGATTTTCGTAGTCAAGAATGTATCGAATTATTAAAACAAGCCGATATTATTGTAACAAACCCGCCTTTTTCATTATTTAGGGAGTACATCACGCAATTAATGAAATACAATAAAAGTTTTCTCATTTTAGGGCATCAAAATGCAATCATATACAAGGAAGTATTCAAATTTATAAAAGATAATAAAATTTGGTTGGGGATCAACAATGGCGGAACAAAGTGGTTTGAGGTGAAAGATCACTATGATATAACTACCGAATCACGCAAAAAGATTGAAAACGGGAAGAAATATTTTAGTATGGGTAGTGTAGTGTGGTACACGAATATGGAAACCGCAAAACGCCATGAAGATTTGATATTATATAAAAGGTACTCGGAAAAAGAGTATCCAAAATATGATAATTATGATGCGATCGATGTTTCTAAGGTTTCAGATATTCCAGTGGATTACGAGGGTATAATGGGAGTGCCTATCACCTTTCTCGATAAATACAATCCAGATCAGTTTGAGATAGTTGGGAGCAATAGGGGCATTGATCAAGATCCGAATGGAATATACGGACGCGGCTCATATTTAAATGGCAAAGAAACATTTAAACGATTATTCATTCGTAATAAAAAGGTTCAAAAGAATGAAAATTGA
- a CDS encoding LexA family protein, protein MSKEEVKITLLRAQTDTHVDLPLVGSGVSAGFPSPADDFIEGSIDLNKLLIRDPAATFFARVAGDSMRDDGIYDGNLLVVEKKMKPCEGDIVVCYLNGEFTLKRLEHHDDKIFLMPANPKYQPIEVSPDDELIVWGTVIASINLF, encoded by the coding sequence ATGTCAAAGGAAGAAGTGAAGATTACGCTCCTGCGGGCGCAAACAGATACCCATGTGGATTTGCCGTTGGTCGGCAGCGGCGTGTCGGCGGGCTTCCCGTCGCCTGCCGACGATTTTATCGAGGGCTCGATCGATCTGAACAAGCTGCTGATCCGCGATCCGGCCGCTACGTTTTTCGCGCGGGTGGCAGGAGACAGCATGCGCGACGACGGGATATACGACGGAAATCTCCTTGTCGTTGAAAAGAAAATGAAGCCTTGCGAGGGTGATATTGTCGTGTGTTATCTGAACGGCGAATTTACGCTGAAACGCTTGGAGCATCACGACGATAAAATTTTCCTGATGCCCGCCAATCCGAAATACCAGCCTATCGAGGTCAGCCCGGACGACGAGCTGATCGTCTGGGGAACGGTTATCGCGTCGATCAATCTTTTTTAG
- a CDS encoding Y-family DNA polymerase — MYGLADCNNFYASCERVFDPALIGRPVVVLSNNDGCVIARSNEAKALGIGMGDPFYKLREVVEKNRVAVFSSNFTLYGDMSARVMSVLRRFVPATEVYSIDEAFLDLSGMDETKLDELGHTISRTVRRLTGIPVSLGIAPTKTLAKIASKLCKKYPKLQGCCLMYRPDDIEKVLRKYPIGDVWGIGRRYEKMLTARGINTAYDFTRLPAEWVRKYMTVVGLRTWKELRGEPCIGFEEVPPKKKQICTSRSFPHDVTDYDEIRRDLSLFASSCAEKLRRQKSVCGEIIVFLLTNRFKPDQPQSYESVLMKLPVPTDSTLDLVKCAGKMLRQIYAKGYAYKKGGVILSDIQPREGVQRHLFIPADERHSRIMDALDRINTRYGRYTLGVAAEGLQAFRMNQEHLSQRYTTDLRDIIVVKTD, encoded by the coding sequence GTGTACGGTTTAGCGGACTGCAACAATTTCTATGCAAGTTGCGAGCGGGTATTCGATCCGGCCCTGATCGGCCGCCCTGTCGTTGTGCTCAGTAACAACGACGGTTGTGTTATTGCCCGTTCCAACGAAGCGAAAGCCCTTGGGATCGGCATGGGCGATCCTTTCTACAAGCTCCGAGAGGTAGTTGAAAAGAACCGTGTCGCGGTGTTTTCGTCTAATTTCACATTATACGGCGACATGTCCGCGAGAGTGATGTCCGTGCTCCGGCGATTCGTTCCGGCCACGGAGGTTTATTCAATCGATGAAGCGTTTCTCGACCTCAGCGGCATGGACGAAACGAAGCTCGACGAACTCGGCCACACGATCAGCCGGACGGTTCGGCGGTTGACGGGCATTCCGGTCAGTCTCGGGATCGCTCCGACGAAAACGCTTGCAAAAATAGCGAGTAAGCTATGCAAGAAATACCCGAAGCTGCAAGGCTGCTGTCTGATGTACCGGCCCGATGATATTGAAAAAGTCCTGCGGAAATACCCGATCGGGGATGTTTGGGGAATCGGTCGGCGGTACGAAAAAATGCTGACCGCGCGGGGGATCAACACGGCTTATGATTTCACCCGACTACCTGCCGAATGGGTCCGCAAGTACATGACCGTCGTGGGACTACGCACGTGGAAAGAGTTGCGCGGCGAGCCGTGCATCGGATTCGAGGAAGTGCCGCCCAAGAAGAAGCAGATATGTACCTCTCGCAGTTTTCCGCATGATGTGACGGATTACGACGAGATCCGGCGCGACCTGAGCCTGTTCGCCTCGTCCTGTGCTGAGAAGCTCCGGCGGCAGAAAAGCGTCTGTGGCGAAATCATCGTGTTCCTGCTAACCAACCGATTCAAGCCGGATCAGCCGCAAAGCTATGAAAGCGTCCTGATGAAACTACCCGTCCCGACCGACAGCACGCTCGATCTGGTGAAATGTGCCGGGAAAATGTTGCGGCAGATTTACGCGAAAGGATATGCCTACAAAAAAGGCGGCGTGATTTTATCGGACATCCAACCCCGCGAGGGCGTGCAGCGGCATTTGTTTATTCCGGCCGACGAGCGGCACTCGCGGATCATGGACGCGCTCGACCGCATCAACACCCGCTATGGACGGTATACTCTCGGCGTGGCGGCTGAAGGACTGCAAGCATTCAGGATGAATCAGGAACACCTTTCCCAACGATATACGACCGATCTGCGCGATATTATCGTAGTGAAAACCGATTAG